ACTTGTCCCCGGAGGAGAAGCAGTACGGCATCCAGTGGGCCAAGAAAAAGGGGTGGGTCGAAGTTGTCGGGGGGAAGCTCATTCCAAAAATTGAAAATCTCGACGTCAAGGAAGGGCAGAGTGCGAAACTTGACGATTACTTTTCTGCTGCGGAGCTGATTGAACGCGGCCTGCTGGTTGAAAAAACCGAAAAAGAAATCACAATTGAAATAACCGAAAAGGGGCTTTCAGCTGAGTTTTCCCCTGAAGGCATAGCGCAGCTCACTCCGGAAATGCTCCGCACCGGCTCCTGGAAAGGCAAGAAGTTCAAGCCCTACGACGTAACCGTTCCCTCGAAGGACGCCCGCATAGGCAAGGCGCACCCGCTTTCCATAGCCATGGACAGGATACGGGACATATTCGCGGACATGGGGTTCGAGGAGATGGAAGGCAACTACGTGGAAAGCGCGTTCTGGAATTTCGACTCCCTTTTCCAGCCCCAGGACCACCCGGCCCGCGAACTCGCGGACACATTCTATCTGGAAGGGAGCGAGGAGCTTCCGGGCAAGGAACTCGTGGAAAGGGTGAAGAAAGCGCACGAGAAAGGGTGGAAATACGCGTGGAGCGAGCGCGAGGCCAGGAAAAGGGTGCTCCGCACGCACACTACCGCCGCGAGCGCGAGGCACCTCGCGTCCATGAAATCCGCGCCGAAAAAATATTTCGCAATAGGAAGAGTGTTCAGGAACGAGGCCACGGATTACAAGCACCTCGCCGAGTTCCACCAGGTGGAAGGAATAGTCGCGTGGGAGGATGCAACTTTTAGGGACCTGCTCGGCCTCTTAACCGAGTTCTATTCCAAGCTGGGATTCAAGCGCATAAAATTCCGGCCGAGCTACTTTCCGTACACAGAGCCCAGCCTCGAGGTAATAGCCTATTTCGAGCCCAGGAAGGAATGGGTGGAAATGGGCGGGGCGGGCATAATGAGGCCCGAAGTCTCGATTCCGCTGGCTAACACTTATCCGGTGCTCGCATGGGGTCTAAGCCTGGAGCGCCCGCTCATGATGCTCATGGGCCTCACGGACATCAGGACGTTCTACAAGAACGACCTGGGATGGCTCAGGAAGGCAAGGGTAAAAATATGAATTACAAGTGGGCCGCTGCCATCCTGCTCGGCCTAATAATCCTCGCGATTGCAGTAATGCTCCAGCCAGCCCAGCCTGCGCCCCAGGGCACTGAAAACACCACCACAGCAGGGACCGCGGTCCCGCTCGAGCTGGGCTTCGCAGAAGACTACGGCTACGCGGTCATAGC
This region of Candidatus Micrarchaeia archaeon genomic DNA includes:
- a CDS encoding phenylalanine--tRNA ligase subunit alpha; the encoded protein is MEYKYEAEMLSHLKKGRRMGLEELASSVGIEPAGIMRPLVSLEEKGLVKKEIKVKSLPPEPTPELKRYRKEGFPELNVYRKARAGKTIQDLSPEEKQYGIQWAKKKGWVEVVGGKLIPKIENLDVKEGQSAKLDDYFSAAELIERGLLVEKTEKEITIEITEKGLSAEFSPEGIAQLTPEMLRTGSWKGKKFKPYDVTVPSKDARIGKAHPLSIAMDRIRDIFADMGFEEMEGNYVESAFWNFDSLFQPQDHPARELADTFYLEGSEELPGKELVERVKKAHEKGWKYAWSEREARKRVLRTHTTAASARHLASMKSAPKKYFAIGRVFRNEATDYKHLAEFHQVEGIVAWEDATFRDLLGLLTEFYSKLGFKRIKFRPSYFPYTEPSLEVIAYFEPRKEWVEMGGAGIMRPEVSIPLANTYPVLAWGLSLERPLMMLMGLTDIRTFYKNDLGWLRKARVKI